The Petropleomorpha daqingensis genome includes a window with the following:
- a CDS encoding cupin domain-containing protein, with protein sequence MDGLSLTDLAHDHLAAARQAHSGRSAHTVHGGHESALRQTLLALVAGQALGEHESPGEATLQVLSGRVRVTAGQSSWDGRAGDYLVLPLTRHDLTALEDSVVLLTVVVGSRG encoded by the coding sequence ATGGACGGCCTCTCGCTGACCGACCTCGCGCACGACCACCTCGCCGCCGCCCGGCAGGCGCACAGCGGGCGCAGCGCGCACACGGTGCACGGCGGGCACGAGTCCGCGCTGCGCCAGACCCTGCTGGCGCTCGTCGCCGGGCAGGCGCTCGGCGAGCACGAGAGCCCCGGCGAGGCCACCCTCCAGGTGCTGTCCGGCCGGGTGCGGGTCACCGCTGGTCAGAGCAGCTGGGACGGCCGCGCCGGCGACTACCTGGTGCTGCCGCTCACCCGGCACGACCTGACCGCCCTGGAGGACTCGGTCGTGCTGCTCACCGTGGTGGTCGGTTCGCGCGGTTGA
- a CDS encoding class I adenylate-forming enzyme family protein, with protein sequence MTATQSPATSWPAWLPRSLEYPQVPVGSILRAAVRRWGDREAFLHHDVPLTFTELGRRAHAVANWLADHGIGRGDVVAVHLPNSRQYPAVYYGILLSGATFSPTNPLLPPAELAAQLTDAGARVLVTWEQVLPVVRAALPATTVETVVVTGPAHVLDFAARLEGLGEGELDLAELLAGDDTDRHLDAGIDVVNDLAHLAYTGGTTGVSKGVELMHRNVVTNVLQSACWTSGGLPTLDAEGDVTVEQVGPEEEYRTKLGTATIINLTPWFHAMGAIGYLNGMVMGGTTVVIHDRFDPAKYLADAVRYRVSSIGGAPPIFVALLQVPGIEDADLSSVRGISSGAAPLPVPLIEKLRKLFPDAPIGEGYGLTEVTMMATGNPSFRSGTRKPGTVGVPIFDTEISIQPLGGGTPLPPGERGEVCIRGPQVMHGYAHRPEATAEAIDPDGWFHTGDVGILDEDGYLSIVDRTKDMLLYKGYNVFPRELEEKLFAVPGVAGAAVVGRPDEEAGELPVAYVVRKADDNGAALTAESVMTAVNDQVVHYKRLRDVVFIEAIPVSAAGKVLKRELAARERATTGTA encoded by the coding sequence ATGACCGCGACACAGTCCCCCGCCACCAGCTGGCCCGCGTGGCTGCCCCGCTCGCTGGAGTACCCGCAGGTGCCGGTCGGCTCGATCCTGCGCGCGGCGGTGCGGCGCTGGGGCGACCGTGAGGCGTTTCTCCACCACGACGTCCCGCTGACCTTCACCGAGCTGGGCCGCCGCGCCCACGCGGTCGCCAACTGGCTGGCCGACCACGGCATCGGCCGCGGGGACGTCGTCGCCGTCCACCTGCCGAACTCGCGGCAGTACCCGGCCGTCTACTACGGGATCCTGCTGTCCGGGGCGACGTTCTCCCCCACCAACCCGCTGCTGCCGCCGGCCGAGCTCGCCGCGCAGCTCACCGACGCCGGTGCCCGGGTGCTGGTCACGTGGGAGCAGGTGCTGCCCGTCGTCCGGGCCGCGCTCCCGGCCACCACGGTGGAGACGGTCGTCGTCACCGGCCCGGCGCACGTGCTCGACTTCGCCGCCCGGCTCGAGGGTCTGGGCGAGGGCGAGCTCGACCTGGCCGAGCTGCTCGCCGGCGACGACACCGACCGGCACCTCGACGCCGGCATCGACGTCGTGAACGACCTCGCGCACCTTGCCTACACCGGCGGCACGACCGGGGTGAGCAAGGGCGTGGAGCTGATGCACCGCAACGTGGTCACCAACGTGCTGCAGTCGGCGTGCTGGACCTCCGGCGGGCTGCCGACGCTCGACGCCGAGGGCGACGTGACCGTCGAGCAGGTCGGGCCCGAGGAGGAGTACCGCACCAAGCTCGGCACCGCGACGATCATCAACCTGACGCCGTGGTTCCACGCCATGGGCGCGATCGGCTACCTCAACGGCATGGTCATGGGCGGCACGACGGTCGTCATCCACGACCGGTTCGACCCGGCGAAGTACCTCGCCGACGCCGTCCGCTACCGGGTCTCCAGCATCGGCGGCGCGCCGCCCATCTTCGTCGCGCTGCTGCAGGTGCCGGGCATCGAGGACGCCGACCTGTCCAGCGTGCGCGGCATCTCCAGCGGCGCCGCCCCGCTGCCGGTGCCGCTCATCGAGAAGCTCCGGAAGCTGTTCCCCGACGCCCCGATCGGCGAGGGCTACGGCCTCACCGAGGTCACGATGATGGCTACCGGCAACCCGTCGTTCCGGTCCGGCACCCGCAAGCCGGGCACCGTCGGCGTGCCGATCTTCGACACCGAGATCTCCATCCAGCCGCTCGGCGGCGGCACGCCGCTGCCGCCCGGGGAGCGCGGCGAGGTCTGCATCCGCGGCCCGCAGGTGATGCACGGCTACGCGCACCGGCCGGAGGCCACCGCCGAGGCGATCGACCCCGACGGCTGGTTCCACACCGGCGACGTCGGGATCCTCGACGAGGACGGCTACCTGTCCATCGTCGACCGCACCAAGGACATGCTGCTCTACAAGGGCTACAACGTCTTCCCGCGCGAGCTGGAGGAGAAGCTGTTCGCGGTGCCCGGCGTGGCCGGGGCGGCCGTCGTCGGCCGGCCCGACGAGGAGGCCGGGGAGCTGCCGGTCGCCTACGTCGTCCGCAAGGCCGACGACAACGGGGCCGCGCTCACCGCCGAGTCGGTCATGACCGCGGTCAACGACCAGGTCGTGCACTACAAGCGGCTGCGCGACGTCGTCTTCATCGAGGCGATCCCGGTGTCGGCGGCGGGCAAGGTGCTCAAGCGCGAGCTGGCCGCGCGGGAGAGGGCGACCACCGGGACGGCGTGA
- a CDS encoding long-chain-fatty-acid--CoA ligase: MSVQIPVLQGRGMTTSDQLARWARRTPDVAALRFDGTGLTYRELDERVTRLARALADRGVGVGDRVAVLALNAMEVWEAYLAGVRLGAIVVPVNFRLVADEVAYVLADSGAVAIVVDTPLAEVAAKAREQVPDVRTALVVGGGNAGPGSEDYEAALQAASAEPFDLVVDENAPAFIMYTSGTTGRPKGAVLTHHNLLMHAFSQIATYGVDPTSEKVGAPGAPMFHIAGLAGGLPPLLLGGTHVIIRSGGFDPVATLDMIERERINSLFLVPAMWAAVVAVPDIASRDLSCLTRISWGAAPASTTLLRTMIDTFPQAEVMTAFGQTECSPVTTLLRGEDSVRKIGSVGTPMLNVEVRVVDELMNDVPRGEVGEIVYRSPMVMKEYWNKPEATAEAFAGGWFHSGDLVREDEDGYYYVVDRKKDMIISGGENIYCAEVEDVLAGHPKVAEVALIGVADEKYGEAPLAVISPRDPADPPTPEELAEFCREKLARYKNPKHYSIGGPLPRNPSGKILKTELRTQHKAGSLVADPVV; encoded by the coding sequence ATGAGCGTCCAGATCCCCGTCCTGCAGGGCCGCGGCATGACGACGAGCGACCAGCTCGCCCGTTGGGCGCGCCGGACCCCGGACGTCGCGGCGCTGCGGTTCGACGGCACGGGGCTGACCTACCGCGAGCTCGACGAGCGGGTCACCCGGCTGGCCCGGGCGCTGGCGGACCGGGGGGTCGGCGTCGGGGACCGGGTCGCCGTCCTGGCGCTCAACGCCATGGAGGTCTGGGAGGCCTACCTCGCCGGGGTGCGGCTGGGCGCCATCGTCGTCCCGGTCAACTTCCGGCTGGTCGCCGACGAGGTCGCGTACGTGCTCGCCGACAGCGGCGCGGTGGCGATCGTCGTCGACACCCCGCTGGCCGAGGTGGCGGCGAAGGCCCGCGAGCAGGTGCCGGACGTGCGCACCGCGCTGGTCGTCGGCGGCGGCAACGCCGGGCCGGGCAGCGAGGACTACGAGGCCGCGCTGCAGGCGGCGTCGGCCGAGCCGTTCGATCTCGTCGTCGACGAGAACGCCCCCGCGTTCATCATGTACACCTCCGGGACGACGGGCCGGCCCAAGGGCGCGGTGCTGACCCACCACAACCTGCTGATGCACGCGTTCAGCCAGATCGCCACCTACGGCGTGGACCCCACCTCGGAGAAGGTCGGCGCTCCCGGGGCCCCGATGTTCCACATCGCCGGGCTGGCCGGTGGGCTGCCGCCGCTGCTGCTCGGCGGCACCCACGTGATCATCCGCTCCGGCGGCTTCGACCCCGTGGCGACGCTGGACATGATCGAGCGGGAGCGGATCAACAGCCTGTTCCTGGTGCCGGCGATGTGGGCCGCCGTCGTCGCCGTCCCCGACATCGCCTCCCGCGACCTGTCCTGCCTGACCCGGATCTCGTGGGGCGCGGCGCCGGCATCGACCACGCTGCTGCGCACGATGATCGACACGTTCCCGCAGGCCGAGGTGATGACGGCGTTCGGGCAGACCGAGTGCAGCCCGGTCACCACGCTGCTGCGCGGCGAGGACTCGGTGCGCAAGATCGGCTCGGTGGGCACGCCGATGCTCAACGTCGAGGTCCGCGTCGTCGACGAGCTGATGAACGACGTGCCGCGCGGCGAGGTCGGCGAGATCGTCTACCGCAGCCCGATGGTCATGAAGGAGTACTGGAACAAGCCCGAGGCGACGGCGGAGGCGTTCGCCGGCGGCTGGTTCCACTCCGGCGACCTCGTGCGCGAGGACGAGGACGGCTACTACTACGTGGTCGACCGCAAGAAGGACATGATCATCTCCGGCGGGGAGAACATCTACTGCGCCGAGGTCGAGGACGTGCTCGCCGGGCACCCCAAGGTCGCCGAGGTGGCGCTGATCGGCGTCGCCGACGAGAAGTACGGCGAGGCGCCGCTGGCCGTGATCAGCCCGCGCGACCCGGCCGACCCGCCGACGCCCGAGGAGCTGGCCGAGTTCTGCCGCGAGAAGCTGGCCCGCTACAAGAACCCGAAGCACTACTCGATCGGCGGCCCGCTGCCCCGCAACCCCAGCGGCAAGATCCTCAAGACCGAGCTGCGCACCCAGCACAAGGCCGGCTCCCTGGTCGCCGACCCGGTGGTCTGA
- a CDS encoding adenylate/guanylate cyclase domain-containing protein, with the protein MSSERHGDWASWAPSGRLAVPVIVLLVNVANLVGVATVTLLLIGVSGDAGGGSRAAVLWTALGYTVIALPVGTLIGMRRQRVTNAWLMADRAPTTAEATQALRLPVDTAIVAGVIWGIAAVLIGVVSAAVFPDARIGIRTGVATLLGGVVTAGVTYLLVARAARAVTARALAAHPPAGRLTLGVRPRLLLTWGLTSGVPLLGLVLLFLDPSNPDGPGRATVVFLSVVALLVGGLATLLTARYVGQPLRELREAVQKVGEGDYDASVTVDDAGEIGLLQEGVNSMAAGLAERERLRDLFGRHVGTTVAQRALEDGVQLGGELRTVAALFVDVVGSTSLVRRTGPEEMVGLLNGFFEVVVEAVEDEGGLVNKFEGDAALCVFGAPTEHPDPSGAALRAARRICDGVRKAGKLDIGVGVSCGRVWAGQVGAASRLEYTVIGDPVNEAARLTELAKDLSGRAVASEPTVCAAPAEERAHWVRDAEVELRGRGEPTATWVRRTD; encoded by the coding sequence ATGAGCAGCGAACGGCACGGCGACTGGGCGTCGTGGGCGCCGAGCGGCCGGCTCGCCGTCCCGGTGATCGTGCTCCTGGTCAACGTCGCGAACCTGGTCGGCGTCGCCACGGTCACCCTGCTGCTCATCGGCGTCTCCGGTGACGCCGGCGGTGGCAGTCGTGCCGCCGTCCTGTGGACGGCGCTGGGCTACACCGTGATCGCGCTGCCGGTCGGCACGCTGATCGGGATGCGCCGGCAGCGGGTGACCAACGCCTGGCTCATGGCCGACCGCGCCCCGACGACGGCCGAGGCGACCCAGGCGCTGCGGCTGCCGGTCGACACCGCGATCGTCGCCGGCGTCATCTGGGGGATCGCCGCGGTGCTCATCGGCGTCGTCTCGGCGGCGGTGTTCCCCGACGCCCGCATCGGCATCCGCACCGGCGTCGCCACGCTCCTCGGCGGCGTGGTGACCGCGGGCGTGACCTATCTGCTGGTCGCCCGCGCCGCCCGTGCGGTCACCGCCCGCGCGCTCGCCGCGCACCCGCCGGCCGGGCGGTTGACCCTCGGCGTCCGCCCCCGGCTGCTGCTCACCTGGGGGCTGACCAGCGGGGTGCCGCTGCTCGGGCTCGTCCTGCTGTTCCTCGACCCGTCCAACCCGGACGGCCCCGGCCGCGCCACCGTCGTCTTCCTCTCCGTCGTGGCGCTGCTGGTCGGCGGGCTGGCGACGCTGCTCACCGCCCGCTACGTGGGGCAGCCGCTGCGCGAGCTGCGCGAGGCCGTCCAGAAGGTGGGCGAGGGGGACTACGACGCCAGCGTGACCGTCGACGACGCCGGCGAGATCGGCCTGCTGCAGGAGGGCGTGAACTCCATGGCCGCCGGGCTCGCCGAGCGCGAGCGGCTGCGCGACCTGTTCGGCCGGCACGTCGGGACGACGGTCGCCCAGCGGGCGCTCGAGGACGGTGTGCAGCTCGGCGGTGAGCTGCGCACGGTGGCGGCGCTGTTCGTCGACGTCGTCGGCTCGACCTCGCTGGTCCGCCGCACCGGGCCGGAGGAGATGGTCGGCCTGCTCAACGGCTTCTTCGAGGTGGTCGTCGAGGCCGTCGAGGACGAGGGCGGTCTGGTCAACAAGTTCGAGGGGGACGCCGCCCTGTGCGTCTTCGGCGCCCCCACCGAGCACCCCGACCCGTCCGGCGCCGCGCTCCGGGCCGCCCGCCGGATCTGCGACGGCGTCCGGAAGGCCGGGAAGCTCGACATCGGCGTCGGTGTCTCCTGCGGGCGGGTCTGGGCCGGGCAGGTCGGGGCGGCGAGCCGGCTGGAGTACACGGTCATCGGCGACCCGGTGAACGAGGCCGCCCGGCTGACCGAGCTGGCCAAGGACCTCTCCGGCCGGGCGGTGGCCAGCGAGCCGACGGTCTGCGCGGCGCCGGCGGAGGAGCGCGCGCACTGGGTCCGCGACGCCGAGGTGGAGCTGCGCGGCCGCGGCGAGCCGACGGCCACCTGGGTCCGCCGCACCGATTAG
- a CDS encoding potassium channel family protein, whose translation MAPHDRAEADPHSGVHLAHLEVTPLRQVLRRVVLAVAVLFVTVAIIYADRDGYRDLDHRGLSVLDSLYYATVTLSTTGYGDITPVSPSARVVNILVITPLRIAFLLILIGTTLEALTARSQEEFRIRRWRSRVRHHVVVCGYGTKGRAAIRSLLGSGTPHDEIVVVDPSPAAVEEATSIGLTAIAGDAGRTEVLTRAAVQRARSVIVAANRDDAAALITLTVRQLNPGVPITVSVREEENAQLLRQSGANTVITTSATSGRLMGLSTSSPGVVSVVEDLLTSGTGLDLTQRPVASGEVGLPPRQLRDVVLSVTRGARTLRFDDPLIGTLETGDVLVVVKSHGPAAA comes from the coding sequence GTGGCACCCCACGACCGCGCCGAGGCCGACCCGCACAGCGGGGTCCACCTCGCCCACCTCGAGGTGACGCCGCTGCGCCAGGTGCTGCGCCGCGTCGTGCTCGCGGTCGCGGTGCTGTTCGTCACCGTCGCGATCATCTACGCCGACCGCGACGGCTACCGCGACCTCGACCACCGCGGCCTGTCGGTCCTCGACTCGCTGTACTACGCCACGGTCACGCTCTCGACCACCGGCTACGGCGACATCACCCCGGTCTCACCGTCGGCCCGGGTGGTCAACATCCTGGTGATCACGCCGCTGCGGATCGCCTTCCTGCTCATCCTCATCGGAACCACCCTGGAGGCGCTCACCGCGCGCTCCCAGGAGGAGTTCCGCATCCGGCGTTGGAGGTCTCGGGTGCGCCACCACGTCGTCGTCTGCGGGTACGGCACGAAGGGCCGCGCGGCGATCCGCTCGCTGCTGGGCTCCGGCACCCCGCACGACGAGATCGTCGTCGTCGACCCGAGTCCGGCCGCGGTGGAGGAGGCCACCTCCATCGGGCTGACCGCCATCGCCGGCGACGCCGGCCGCACCGAGGTGCTCACGCGGGCCGCGGTGCAGCGGGCCCGCTCGGTCATCGTCGCGGCCAACCGGGACGACGCCGCGGCGCTCATCACGCTGACCGTGCGCCAGCTCAACCCCGGCGTGCCGATCACGGTGAGCGTGCGCGAGGAGGAGAACGCCCAGCTGCTGCGCCAGTCCGGGGCGAACACGGTGATCACCACGTCGGCCACCTCCGGCCGGCTGATGGGCCTGTCGACGTCGAGCCCCGGCGTCGTCTCGGTCGTGGAGGACCTGCTCACCTCGGGCACCGGGCTCGACCTCACCCAGCGGCCGGTCGCCTCCGGCGAGGTCGGGCTGCCGCCGCGGCAGCTGCGCGACGTCGTCCTGTCGGTGACCCGCGGCGCACGGACGCTGCGCTTCGACGACCCGCTGATCGGCACGCTCGAGACCGGCGACGTCCTCGTGGTCGTCAAGTCCCACGGGCCGGCGGCCGCCTAA
- a CDS encoding class I SAM-dependent methyltransferase produces MQPGAHGYVFGSAEPDPELARLAALGEVYGRATEEWLDAAGLEPGMTVVDLGCGPGGVTLAVADRVGPTGRVIGIDTVDRPLRLARHRAAEAGLTHVTFERADITTWRPAGQLDAVVGRFILVHIDDPVAQVALAADLVRPGGVVAFLDVALCTRAAQPELPLLTTYNRWLLETFRRVGRPVDMALRLAAAYTAAGLSRVTLTSAAPAERGGDAVGLGLAGGDVTSLLPLMERVGVTTADEVGPETFERRLRAQAAERDAVLLNPLVVGASARTPVRRAPVPPPRRGQG; encoded by the coding sequence ATGCAACCCGGGGCCCACGGGTACGTGTTCGGATCGGCGGAGCCCGATCCGGAGCTGGCCCGGCTGGCCGCGCTGGGCGAGGTCTACGGCCGGGCCACGGAGGAGTGGCTGGACGCCGCCGGCCTGGAGCCGGGGATGACCGTCGTCGACCTCGGCTGCGGGCCGGGCGGGGTGACCCTGGCGGTGGCCGATCGGGTGGGCCCGACCGGCCGGGTGATCGGGATCGACACGGTGGACCGTCCGCTCCGGCTGGCCCGGCACCGGGCCGCCGAGGCCGGCCTGACCCACGTCACCTTCGAGCGTGCCGACATCACCACCTGGCGGCCGGCCGGGCAGCTGGACGCGGTCGTCGGCCGGTTCATCCTCGTGCACATCGACGACCCGGTCGCGCAGGTCGCGCTGGCCGCCGACCTCGTGCGGCCCGGCGGGGTCGTCGCCTTCCTGGACGTCGCCCTGTGCACGCGGGCCGCGCAGCCCGAGCTGCCGCTGCTGACCACGTACAACCGTTGGCTGCTGGAGACCTTCCGACGGGTCGGGCGGCCGGTCGACATGGCGCTGCGCCTGGCCGCGGCCTACACGGCCGCCGGGCTCAGCCGCGTCACGCTCACCTCCGCTGCCCCCGCCGAGCGGGGTGGCGACGCCGTGGGCCTGGGGCTGGCCGGCGGGGACGTGACCAGCCTGCTGCCGCTCATGGAGCGGGTGGGCGTGACGACCGCCGACGAGGTCGGCCCGGAGACCTTCGAGCGGCGGCTGCGAGCCCAGGCCGCCGAGCGCGACGCGGTGCTGCTGAACCCGCTCGTCGTGGGCGCGTCGGCGCGCACCCCGGTCCGCCGCGCGCCGGTGCCCCCGCCGCGACGCGGTCAGGGTTGA
- a CDS encoding TetR/AcrR family transcriptional regulator: protein MTAPADPSPPDGGARARRTADSRALILEAAVDCLVEEGYAGASTLAVQARAGVSRGRLLHHFPSRAELLVAAAQYLATSSLAELQERATALMAGQPAGPARVDQAIDLMWATFHEPPFWAALELWTAARTDPALRRALQVEEKRLRAAIQAVADGIWGPEVTGAPVYGELCQLLFTSMRGVALVYAFEERTPATDPHVTLWKRLARRLLYGAPDE from the coding sequence GTGACCGCCCCGGCCGACCCGTCCCCGCCGGACGGCGGCGCGCGGGCGCGGCGCACCGCCGACAGCCGGGCGCTGATCCTCGAGGCCGCCGTCGACTGCCTGGTCGAGGAGGGCTACGCCGGCGCCTCGACCCTCGCCGTCCAGGCGCGCGCCGGGGTGTCGCGCGGGCGGCTGCTGCACCACTTCCCGTCACGCGCCGAACTGCTCGTCGCCGCCGCGCAGTACCTGGCCACCAGCTCGCTGGCCGAGCTGCAGGAGCGCGCCACCGCGCTCATGGCTGGCCAGCCGGCCGGCCCGGCACGGGTCGACCAGGCGATCGACCTGATGTGGGCGACGTTCCACGAGCCGCCGTTCTGGGCCGCGCTCGAGCTCTGGACGGCGGCGCGCACCGACCCCGCCCTGCGCCGGGCGCTGCAGGTGGAGGAGAAGCGGCTGCGCGCCGCGATCCAGGCCGTCGCCGACGGCATCTGGGGCCCGGAGGTCACCGGCGCGCCCGTCTACGGCGAGCTGTGCCAGCTGCTGTTCACCAGCATGCGCGGCGTCGCGCTGGTCTACGCGTTCGAGGAGCGGACCCCGGCCACGGACCCGCACGTCACGCTCTGGAAGCGGCTCGCCCGGCGGCTGCTCTACGGCGCTCCGGACGAGTGA